A region of [Bacteroides] pectinophilus DNA encodes the following proteins:
- a CDS encoding formate--tetrahydrofolate ligase: MKTDIQIAQEACMLPIKEVAAKIGMTEDDLELYGKYKAKISDDFIDKCKDNKDAKLVLVTAINPTPAGEGKTTVSIGLTQGLCRLGRKAIVALREPSLGPCFGIKGGAAGGGYSQVVPMEDLNLHFTGDFHAITSANNLLAAMLDNHMHQGNALHIDPKRIVWKRCIDMNDRALRNIVIGMGARADGVVREDHFIITVASEIMAILCLADDMADLKDRLGKIIVAYDYDNNPVTADDLHATGAMAALLKDAIKPNLVQTLENTPAIVHGGPFANIAHGCNSVRATKTAMKMADIVVTEAGFGADLGAEKFLDIKCRLAGLKPDAIVIVATVRALKYNGGVPKDQLSEENMEALRKGIANLDKHIENMHKYNVPVVVTLNSFITDTEEEYDFIRKHCEELGCEFALSKVWAEGGRGGEELAQKVLSTLENKPSEYKPLYEDELSLEEKIEKVAKEIYGAGSVSYSAAAKKQLARITELGFGSFPVCMAKTQYSLSDNARLLGRPEGFEVNVREVYVNAGAGFVVVLLGTVLTMPGLPRVPAAENVDYDIEAGRITGLF, translated from the coding sequence ATGAAAACAGATATTCAAATTGCACAGGAAGCTTGCATGCTGCCTATCAAAGAGGTGGCAGCGAAGATAGGAATGACTGAAGATGACCTTGAACTCTACGGTAAGTATAAGGCTAAGATATCAGATGATTTTATTGACAAATGTAAAGATAACAAAGATGCAAAGCTTGTTCTGGTAACCGCAATCAACCCTACACCTGCCGGAGAAGGCAAGACTACTGTAAGCATAGGGCTTACACAGGGGCTTTGCAGGCTTGGAAGGAAAGCTATTGTAGCACTCAGAGAGCCTTCTTTGGGACCCTGCTTTGGTATAAAAGGCGGTGCCGCAGGAGGCGGATATTCACAGGTTGTTCCGATGGAGGACCTTAACCTGCATTTTACGGGAGATTTTCATGCAATAACTTCAGCTAATAATCTCCTTGCAGCTATGCTTGACAACCATATGCATCAGGGTAATGCGCTACATATAGATCCTAAGAGAATTGTATGGAAAAGATGCATAGATATGAATGACAGAGCACTCCGCAATATAGTAATCGGTATGGGTGCCAGGGCGGACGGAGTTGTACGCGAAGATCATTTTATAATTACTGTTGCGTCAGAGATTATGGCAATTCTCTGTCTTGCTGATGATATGGCAGACTTAAAGGACAGACTTGGCAAGATTATTGTTGCATATGATTATGACAATAATCCTGTTACAGCCGATGATCTTCATGCTACAGGCGCAATGGCAGCACTTCTTAAAGATGCAATTAAGCCGAATCTTGTGCAGACACTTGAGAATACTCCTGCAATAGTACATGGCGGGCCGTTTGCCAATATTGCACACGGCTGCAACAGCGTAAGAGCAACCAAGACAGCAATGAAGATGGCGGATATTGTAGTTACAGAGGCAGGCTTTGGAGCTGACCTCGGAGCTGAGAAGTTTCTTGACATAAAGTGCAGGCTTGCAGGACTTAAGCCGGATGCAATTGTTATCGTTGCGACTGTAAGGGCACTTAAGTATAACGGAGGAGTCCCAAAGGATCAGCTTTCAGAGGAGAATATGGAGGCACTCCGTAAGGGTATTGCCAATCTTGATAAGCACATTGAGAATATGCATAAGTATAACGTGCCGGTTGTAGTTACACTTAATTCATTTATTACCGACACGGAAGAAGAATACGATTTCATCAGAAAACACTGTGAGGAGCTTGGATGTGAATTCGCACTCTCCAAGGTATGGGCTGAAGGCGGCAGAGGAGGAGAGGAGCTTGCACAGAAAGTCCTTTCTACACTTGAGAATAAGCCTTCGGAATATAAGCCTCTCTACGAGGATGAACTGTCACTTGAAGAAAAAATTGAGAAGGTCGCAAAGGAAATATACGGTGCCGGAAGTGTAAGCTATTCGGCAGCCGCAAAGAAGCAGCTTGCAAGAATTACAGAGCTTGGCTTCGGAAGCTTTCCTGTATGTATGGCAAAGACACAGTATTCACTGTCTGATAATGCCAGACTCCTCGGAAGACCGGAAGGTTTTGAGGTTAATGTAAGAGAGGTATATGTGAATGCCGGAGCAGGCTTTGTTGTTGTACTTCTCGGTACAGTGCTTACAATGCCGGGACTTCCAAGAGTTCCTGCAGCCGAGAATGTAGATTATGACATTGAAGCAGGCAGGATTACGGGGTTGTTCTGA